In one Balaenoptera musculus isolate JJ_BM4_2016_0621 chromosome 2, mBalMus1.pri.v3, whole genome shotgun sequence genomic region, the following are encoded:
- the LOC118889972 gene encoding LOW QUALITY PROTEIN: retinitis pigmentosa 9 protein-like (The sequence of the model RefSeq protein was modified relative to this genomic sequence to represent the inferred CDS: inserted 2 bases in 1 codon) → FLNEGFAAPRGAAVSSQPGCDDSGARGARWPRGPPEQELKRRRHDAQQLQQLKHLESFYEKPPPGLIKEDETKPEDCIPDVPGNEHAREFLAHAPTKGLWMPLGKEVKVLQGWCCKRYGHQTGDKECLFFIKGNRKLEQFRVAHEDPMYDIIQENKRHEKDVRIQQLKQLLEDSTSDEDGSSSSSSECKEKXKKKKKGKHKKKKKKRKHKSSKSNESSDSE, encoded by the exons tttttaaatgaaggcttCGCAGCCCCGCGTGGGGCTGCAGTGTCGTCCCAGCCTGGGTGCGACGACTCGGGTGCCAGGGGCGCACGGTGGCCGCGGGGGCCTCCGGAGCAGGAGCTGAAGCGGCGGCGGCACGACgcacagcagctgcagcagctcaaGCACCTGGAGTCCTTTTATGAAAAACCTCCTCCTGGGCTTATCAAGGAAGATGAGACTAAGCCAGAAGACTGTATACCAGATGTCCCAGGCAATGAACATGCCAGGGAATTTCTGGCCCACGCACCAACCAAAGGACTTTGGATGCCACTGGGGAAAGAAGTCAAAGTCCTGCAGGGTTGGTGCTGTAAACGATATGGTCACCAAACAGGCGACAAAGAATGCCTTTTTTTTATCAAAGGCAACCGAAAGTTAGAACAGTTCAGAGTAGCGCATGAAGATCCCATGTATGACATCATACAAGAGAATAAAAGACATGAAAAGGATGTAAGGATACAACAGTTAAAACAGTTACTGGAGGATTCAACATCAGATGAAGATGGGAGCAGCTCCAGTTCCTCAGAAtgtaaagagaa caagaaaaagaagaaaggaaagcataagaaaaagaagaaaaaacgaAAGCATAAGTCTTCTAAGTCAAATGAGAGTTCAGACTCAGAATGA